In Gemmatimonas sp. UBA7669, the genomic stretch CTGCCATCGGCGCTGCGCGAGTCAGAGGCCATCAAGGCCTTCCGGGCACAGAAATTCCGCTGGTCGCCCACGACATTCCGTTTGTCCAGTTCGCTGGCACGCACTGCCAACACCACCACCTCGTTCACCAAGGCGGCCGCGTCGCCTACTGACACCGGCCAAACCGTGTCGGGCCTGACACATTTCTGGTCCAACAACGCGCAGCTCGAGTTCCGGCCAACGCCCAGTCTCTCGGCCAGCATGAGCGCGCGGCAGTTGCTCGACCTGCGCGACTACCGCGCCACGGCACAGGTGCCTGACAGCACCGATCGCGGCGAGGCGGCGTGGGCAGAACGCCTGTCGGTGCTGGGCACCAGTCTCGGTCTCGAACGCGAACGCTCGCTGACTTCGGCGCTGCAGTTTGCGCCCACCGTGTCGCCGTGGCTGCGTCCGCGGGCCGACTTCACCAGTTCCTTCACGCTCAACAAAGACCCGAACGCGCGCGTGCTGCTGCGCGAGGGTGACAGCACCGGTGCGTACCGGCTGCCGCGGCGACTGGGCGCGGCGCAGTCGCTCAATATGGGTACCACCGTCGACTTCGGTCGCCTCATCACGCTGCGAACGGGCGACAATAGTCGCTGGCGCCGTTTGGGCAATGTGTTCGCACCCATCGACGTGCAGTGGCAGCAGAGCCTCACGTCCAACTACGACAACACCGCATTCATCCCCGGATACGGATTCCAGTTCGGCCTTGGTGGCCTGAACGACTTCCGCGGCACCGACTCGCGCCTGGCCTCCACGGCGGGCCGTTTGCGGCGTACCACGCTGGGCGGGTCGCTCAACCTGCCGTTCTCCTTCACGCTCATTTCGCGCATGGAGAATGGCACGACCGAGACCTGGACGCGGCGCTCGCTCGATGGATTCCAGGCGCTCATCACCAGTACGCAGGTGGTGTATCCCGACATGCGTCTGCGCTGGTCGTGGCGTCCGCAGAAGCTCAAGGGGGTCATTTCGCAGCTCAACGTGGACGGCACCTACAACGTGAGCGAGCAGGAAACCAACATCCCCAACGAGACGGGCGGTCTGGCCGATCGCAGTCTCCTCACGGCCACGCGTCGCCCGCTCTCAGCCAACATCACCTGGGCCTTCCTCGGCAACCTCACCACGCTGGCGCAGTATTCCACCGAGGAGCGCGAGGAATTGCGGCCCGGTGCACTGACCAACACCGAGACGGTGCGCTCGTCGTTTGATGTGGGCCGCAGCTTCCGCCTGCCGAAGAGCTGGAACACGCGCAGCGGGCAGATGCGGGCCAACCTGTCGTACCAGAGTGAGCGGAATCTCTCCGTGGTGTCCGGTTCCACCATTACCGACCTGTTGGGCAACACCGTCAACACGGCGCCGGCGGTGCTCACCAACAACGGTCGTCGCGCGTTCAATCTGAATGCCAATTCGGATCTCAACGAGCTGCTCACCTTCCAGCTCACCAGCAGTTACGTGGTCACCTACGACCGCAACTTCAACCGGCAGACCTCCAGCCTGATTCTGTCCACCACGCTGCAGTTGCGGTTCTTTGCGGGCGAACTGCGATAGAACGAGGTGTGGCGACGCGCGCTGCGTTGCCATGACCCATCTGCCGTAGAAATGGTCACGCTGCCGGCGCCAGGCGTCACTATGGTGGCGCATGGCAACGGCGGACGAAAAGAAGGCGATGGCCTTTCTGCTGGCGGTGGCGCTGGTGGGCGCGGGCGTGCGCTGGGTAGGCGTGCAGCGCTTCGAGTCGGACCTGTCGCGTCAGGTGGACCGCAGCGCGCCGGCCGCTGGTGCAGCGCGGGCTCTGGCCGCGCAGTTGGCGGCCATCGATTCCCTGCGGGCTGTGCCGCGCAAATCGCGCACACTCCCCAAGTCGGCCAAGTCGGCCAAGTCGGCCAAGTCGGCGACGGCCAGTTCGGCCGCGGCCAAGCCGCCGCGTCAGGCCACCGGCCAGCCTGAACGCATCGACGTCAATAGCGCCACCGCCGCCGAACTGGAACGTCTGCCGCGGGTCGGTCCGGCCCTGGCCCAGCGCATCGTCGACTACCGCCAGCGTCAGGGTCCCTTCCAGGCGCCGGAGGACCTCCGTCACGTCCGTGGCATCGGTCCATCCACCGTTCACCTGCTGGAACCCCTGGTGACGTTTTCGGGCCGGCACCGTCCATGACACAGTGAGGGACCCGCCCGGTCCCGCCATTCGGGTTTTCCTGGAAACTGACGGAACTACAGCATCATGGCCGCTCCCGCTGCACCACTCTCCGGTCGGGCAACTGAACGCATCGGCGACCTCCTGGTAAAGGAGGGGCTGCTGAGCAAGGAAAACCTGGCGAAGGCGCTGCAGGAGCAATCCAATAATCCCGGGC encodes the following:
- a CDS encoding ComEA family DNA-binding protein, encoding MATADEKKAMAFLLAVALVGAGVRWVGVQRFESDLSRQVDRSAPAAGAARALAAQLAAIDSLRAVPRKSRTLPKSAKSAKSAKSATASSAAAKPPRQATGQPERIDVNSATAAELERLPRVGPALAQRIVDYRQRQGPFQAPEDLRHVRGIGPSTVHLLEPLVTFSGRHRP